TTCTGCTCTTGACTGGGCATAAATAGTATGTTCAAAGGCTTGAATAATCTTTAATTTCTGATCGATAAATTCGGCGATCTGTACAATAGAAAAAATAAAATCCCGATACAGTGCCATATCTACAGTCTGCCCATAGTATGGAAGATAAGCCTTAAGAAAAGGAATGGTCATCTGGTGTTTATTGTAACTGACACAATATCCTACTCCTTCACGAGAAGTCACAATATCATAATCATTGATATAATCCAGAATATTTCTGCTGCCACTCAGTGCTTCTTTGTTTTTGGAGCAATGACGATTGATCTTATCCAGAATATGTTGGGCATATTCCATCATAGAAATAGCCTTCCATTCAAAAACATGATTCATTCCTTTTTTGGGTGATTTTCCGTTTTCACAGCCTGTACAGAAAGAAATTCCTATCTTTTCATGATAGGGAAAGAAGCAGTCTTTAATTTCAATGGTTGCATCAGCCTGTAAGCTGTCATTAGCAAAATTGTAATAAAGATAAGGGCTATATAAATCTGCAAGGGCTTTCAGATAGTCTGCCTCACTAGCATTACAGTATTCTTCAAACCATTTTTCAAGATGATCGTAATAATGGTTTTCAAAGTCGTTAAAGTTTAAGTAAAATGGCAATTCCATAGCTCTGTAATTTTGATATGACAAAGCTATTACCGTAATGCGACAAAACTTGACGCTTTATATTTTTTTAAAGAAAAAGAAATCTGGAGAAAGATAAGAGACTTTGAGATTGGGGACAGAGATGAAACTTAAAATGTGAATAGGAAATTAGTGTTGTTCATAAAAAATGCCCACTGACTTACCTACTTCACCTCAAAACCCGGATCACGGACTTCACTCCTCGCACTTCATCCTACTTATCATAATTTTTCATCATAAATTCAAAGTAGTGAATCATCTTCAGGTAATTGTCTATACTAAGATATTCGTTGGTACTGTGAATACTCTGCTGTTCTGAGCTATTGATTCTAATAGGCATGAATCTGTATACGTTTTTGCTTACAATTTCATATTTACCGGCATCTGTTCCGGCCATGGTAAGATAAGGAGAAACAATAGCCTCCGGATAAATCTCTTTTACACCTTCTTCAATACGTTTAAATGCTTTTGTTTTGGATGATGATACAGCTGATGCTTCTCTTGTATTATCAATTTCTTCTACTTCAACATCAAAACCTTTAGTTGCTTTTGCAATATGTTCCCGAACATCTTTCACTGTATTTCCTGGAAGAAGTCTAAAGTTAACAACAAATTCTACTTCAGGAGACAGCACATTGGTTCCGTCACTTCCTTTCATCATCGTTAATGCTGTTGTAGTTCGTACTAGCGCATTGGTGGTATTATTTTTGGTCAGCTGCGAGATCAGCACCGGTTTTAAAAGCCATTGATTCGCCAATGCCATTCTCGTTGTAAATGGCATCACTCCGCCTATATTATCGAAAAATTCTTTTACCAATGGAGTAATGACAGGTTTCATCTGATGATCTTCCAGTCTTTGCATAATCACAGCTGCTTTACCGATTGCACTTTCCATAGGTGGCATTGAAGAGTGTCCTCCAAGACCTTTCACCTTTATTTTGGCAGAAAGAAAACCTTTTTCAGCACATCCCACCACGGCAACATCAGCATCTACACCTGCTACATTTCCTTTTCGCATAATCAATCCTCCTTCATCATACACCGCATCGAATTTCAATCCTTTTTTCTTAAAATATTCTGCAATCTGAATAGCTCCATTCTTTCCGCCTACTTCTTCATCAAAACCAAAAGCCAGGTAGATGTCACGTTGAGGAATTTGCTTGCTTTTAATCAGGTTATTCATAGATTCCATTAAGGAAAAGAGCATTCCTTTCATGTCTATTGCTCCTCTGCCATAGATTCTTCCATTAGCTACAGCTCCCGAAAAAGGGGAAAATTCCCAATCTTCAGCTACTTTCGAAACAGGATCTAGCGGTTTATCATCTGGTCTGAAAATATTTTCTTGTGTATTTTTTACATCTGCATCTCCCGGAGGAACCACATCCATATGAGAAAGGAATAGAATAGGCTCCAGTTTTGAATTACTGCCTTTCAATCTGAATACTAATCCATATTTGTTGACCTCAACATTTTCAGTATTTTGATATACCAACGGATAGGTGGTTTTCAAGTATTCTTTAAATTGATCAAAAGGTGCATAATTGAATTCACCCAAACTTCCTGTAGAAACAGTAGGGATCTTTATTCCTCCTGAAAATCTTGCTACTGCTGAATCATTTTTTACAGGCTTCCATCCTTCTGCATTTCCGGATGGGCCTTTTTTAAAAGGATAAGTATATGTTTTAATCACTACGACTGCAGCCAGAATAATGAGAATTCCAAGAAGAATTAAAAGAACTTTTTTCATAACAGGATGATTTTGTGAAATGGTTTGGTTCTATAAATATACTAAAGTATTTGATCTTTAACAATTTTGATCCTTTGCTTTTCACCTATTCATCAATAAAAGGCTGTTTCCAGAGAAACAACCTTACTATTTTATAAAGGCAAAGTATTCTTATTTATTTCTAACCTGCAGTATCCAATGGATAATATCATTTAAAACAAGTTCCGTATTTCCGATATTACAATGGTTTTCCGCCAAATCATTCTTCGTATACATCTTATAAGTAAGAGATTTTACATTAGGTAAAGCATCAATGACTCTTTTATACAATTCAACGGGAATAAAGTGGTCACCATTGGAACCGAGCAACAAAAAATCTTGTGTAATCTGCGATCCTATACTTTCCATTTCAAAATCCTGAGCCTTTTTAATGTAATCATATGGAGTTTCTACATTCATACTGAACATTCCATGCTGCATGGCCCATTGTACCAAAGGATCTATTTCCATTTTCCTTTGAATCAATTCATTGACCTTATTTTTGTCTTCTGCATCCATTAACATTCTTAGTTCATTAGGCACTTTGGTGAGGATCACCTCATAAAAACTAGGCATAATTCCCCACGCTACTACTCTTTGAATGCGACTTTCAAATGCAGCTGCTCTAGGTGCCAACATTCCTCCTAACGATAGCCCGATAAGGGTTACATTGTCCAACTGATAAGCATCCAGAATAGCTTTAATAGGTTTTTCCCATTCATAGGTATAATAAATACCCGATTCTCTTAAAGCTCCGCCCTGCCCCGGGCCATCAAAAATATACACAGCAATTCCTTCGGATACCAAACGCTGCACTACCGGTAAAAATTCTTCCATATAAGAATCATTTCCCCCATGAATAATCACCGTGTCTTTTATATCTTGTTTCGGAAGACAGATCCAAACGGGTAGTTTTCCATTTTCATAAGCTACCTCATCCCTTTTTATTTCCTGTTCAAAAGTGATTTTGTGGTAGTCATAAAATAAAGATTTTGATTGAGCATACAATCGCGATTTTTCCGCCGTTCCATCAGCCTCAAAAAACTCTGCCATTCTGTAATATCCAATGGCTTTAGGAATCTGTTGGCTAGCTTCTGCTTCTTCAGCCAGGATGCTCATCTCTTTTACCCAATCTTCTGTAGTCCTGATTCTAGAGGCCATTGTTTTTATTTCTTCAAGATTACCACTCCCCCACATTAAGGTTCTGTTCAGTTGAAAATTAAAATTAGCTTCATCATGTAATTGATAGGTTCCTTTTTTCATTATGTTTCTATTTTGGTGAAAAATGGTATGCTGTATTTCTTTAATTCAGCCATACCTTTATTAGCTAAGCTTTTTCGAAAGTAGTCTTAAAGTTTAGCTTTTTTTTTCGCCTAGATTAAAAAAGGATTATTTCTGCTGAGCTCTTACTTTACTCAATTGTTGCTGGGTCATTCCAAGATATCCTGCAATGTATCCCAGATTAATTCTCTGAAGCCAATCCGGATGAGCGACCACAAAATCATTGTAACGCTGATCTGTTGTTTTGATCTGCTGATCCATCAGTCTGTTTCCCATGGTAATTAAACTTTGGGCAAATAGATCTTCCATGAACTGCTGTATTTCCGGATTGCTTGATTTCAGCTCCAAAAGCTGACGATAAGGCAATCTGAATATTTC
This is a stretch of genomic DNA from Chryseobacterium tructae. It encodes these proteins:
- a CDS encoding M20/M25/M40 family metallo-hydrolase — its product is MKKVLLILLGILIILAAVVVIKTYTYPFKKGPSGNAEGWKPVKNDSAVARFSGGIKIPTVSTGSLGEFNYAPFDQFKEYLKTTYPLVYQNTENVEVNKYGLVFRLKGSNSKLEPILFLSHMDVVPPGDADVKNTQENIFRPDDKPLDPVSKVAEDWEFSPFSGAVANGRIYGRGAIDMKGMLFSLMESMNNLIKSKQIPQRDIYLAFGFDEEVGGKNGAIQIAEYFKKKGLKFDAVYDEGGLIMRKGNVAGVDADVAVVGCAEKGFLSAKIKVKGLGGHSSMPPMESAIGKAAVIMQRLEDHQMKPVITPLVKEFFDNIGGVMPFTTRMALANQWLLKPVLISQLTKNNTTNALVRTTTALTMMKGSDGTNVLSPEVEFVVNFRLLPGNTVKDVREHIAKATKGFDVEVEEIDNTREASAVSSSKTKAFKRIEEGVKEIYPEAIVSPYLTMAGTDAGKYEIVSKNVYRFMPIRINSSEQQSIHSTNEYLSIDNYLKMIHYFEFMMKNYDK
- a CDS encoding alpha/beta hydrolase → MKKGTYQLHDEANFNFQLNRTLMWGSGNLEEIKTMASRIRTTEDWVKEMSILAEEAEASQQIPKAIGYYRMAEFFEADGTAEKSRLYAQSKSLFYDYHKITFEQEIKRDEVAYENGKLPVWICLPKQDIKDTVIIHGGNDSYMEEFLPVVQRLVSEGIAVYIFDGPGQGGALRESGIYYTYEWEKPIKAILDAYQLDNVTLIGLSLGGMLAPRAAAFESRIQRVVAWGIMPSFYEVILTKVPNELRMLMDAEDKNKVNELIQRKMEIDPLVQWAMQHGMFSMNVETPYDYIKKAQDFEMESIGSQITQDFLLLGSNGDHFIPVELYKRVIDALPNVKSLTYKMYTKNDLAENHCNIGNTELVLNDIIHWILQVRNK